The sequence below is a genomic window from Bacteroidota bacterium.
AATTCCGGAATCGCAACGAGGAAATGAAACGGATTATTCAACAATTGGAGCAATAATAGGTTTTGCACTCATGATGGTACTGGATGTTGCATTAGGATAAAAAATGTGTCTTGCAATTCCTGTAAAAATAGTTGAAAAGTTGATAATGTTTTAAAATATTTCTTTGTGATTTTTATAATTTTGCTTATATTTAGAGTGATGGGAAAAATAACAATAAACAAGCAACAAAAATTAGGTAGTCATGAAGAGCAACCTTTGCTTTTTTCATTAGTACACCTAATCTTATGTTAGGATAAAGAAATGGAACAGAAATTCTCTCTACGCACAATCCTAAGAGAATCACTAAGTGAATCCATTGACATCGCTACTGTTGAAGATATCTCAAAAAAGGTTCTCGCAGATGTTGAAAATGCAAACGGAAACCTGATTGACGGATG
It includes:
- a CDS encoding ZIP family metal transporter gives rise to the protein IPESQRGNETDYSTIGAIIGFALMMVLDVALG